AGCAAATAGCAAGATCACTCACTGTCATAAGGAGAGGCTAACCAAATTATGAATAGCTTAGTTAAAGAGAAGTTATGAGCTTCTCACCTTGATAGATATCAACTTTCTGATAAGAAAGTAGGGAATGCAGTTCATTTGTTTGACCACATGAACTTTCATTTTATTAGTGTCAACTTTCTAATCAGGCTCTAGGGGAATCTTAATAGCTCAGCTGATTAACGCATAAACAATGAGAGTTTGATTCCTCTCCAATTTCCCTTTTCTACtcccattttttttattttatataaaggATATTAAAAAACATTCTACCATTTTAAAATAGCCATCAAAATGAAACTAATTAAAATTGCACAATATTTTGTACAATCATATCTTAAGCTTCGGATTCATCGCCATTTCCACCACCTCTAGTATTAGGTTCAGGTTCGAATAGATCGTCATCCTAATTAAAATTGCACAATAATTTGTAAAAACAACTTTTTATATTTAAGTTAACTAGAAGACGCCAAAaacaaataaggaaaataaCCAAATTAATTGTTGTCAATAACCATATCTTGAGCTGCGGATTCATCATCATCTCCGCCATCTCTAGCTTCAGATTCATTGGCATCTCCGGCAGCTTCAAATACATCGCCATTTTCAGCACCTATCGACACATCATCGGAATGTCTATGCACTTCTGATATCGATACTATTACACCTCTACTATCTGGCctaacaacaacatcaaaaacaaACATCACTCTATCTTCCTCCATATCACTGTCACCATCATCATCACCTCTTTCATCGTCACcactttcttcattttttttctcacaTTGTTCGTCCACTGGCATCTTATACCTACAAATCGGACACGATCCATTTATTCCCAACCACTTGTCAATACAAATCGAATGAAAACGATGTTTACAAGGCATCTCCTTAGCTTCCTCACCACTTTCAAAATCCAACAAACAAATAGAGCAATCAATCCCTTCATCTAAAACCTTAACCATCGGCATCGCTTCAATGGAAGCTTTTGATGCAGGTAAAAGCCCTTCCAAAATAGGTGTTGCATTGATAGGATGACCTTCGAGGAAGGAGATTATGTTGTTCGTCGCATCCACCTGTACCACAATGTCACGTGTATGTTCTGACTCTGGAGTAGAGGTGATGAATCGTAGAATATGAGGAAGAATCAATGATCTGGCTTCATCTAGGGTTAGCCCTTCCAGAGATGGCAGTAAGTACTCCGATCTCACCTCCATATCGAAGATATATACTTATAGTTTACTAactcattatttttattgaagGGCAATGTTTGTTTTATAGGCTGTAGTGATGTTGTGTGAGATCGAGAAGGTTCTAGAACTTTGAGATTGGGGCTCATTTTGAGTCTCCATTAAGTCATATTAGCACAATCTATGTTCATTTAAGGGGTAAATGCGTAAAAAATTCACGAGTTATGTTGTTTTATAAGTTGTATCGTTAGATGTCTGCGGATGGTTCTAGAACTTGAGACTGGGACCCACATTGATGCTCAAATAGGTCGTATTCCTAGGTTCATCTAAGGGGTAAATGCGTAAAACATTCACGAGTCAAGTTATTTTATAAATTGTATTGTGCGGACGGTTCTAGAAGTTGAGACTGAGACCCACATTAAGGCTCGATGAGTTTGTATTAGTACCGCCTAGGTTCATTTAAGGGGTAAATGCGTAAATAATTCACGAGTCACCTGttttatatgaagaaaagaGTATAACTAAATTGATTATTGTCAATGACTATATCAAGAGCTTACGATTTATTGTTATCTTTAGCGGTTATCAACTTCATTAGAATCTCTTTTTGCTCTTCCAATATTGACAATAAATCTGCCTCTTAAATTTAATGATCAATATCTTCTCTAAcgataaaatgaaagaaaaatacatGAGTtcttaataaaatttcattatatGCAATGCATACTTTCCTTAAGAACTTGTTCTTGCTTAGCAGGAGGTATAACTACAGAACACATTAAAAGGACttggaaaataatgttaatttGTACTGGTGTATAGacaaaaatatgagaaatgtcattttttctcttttcttttgggccaATATCATTTAATATTACTTTTATAATAAAAGTAACGAATATATTCTAGACATCCAACCATTTTAAATTAGTCATTTGGAAGCAATCAAGGAATAACTAATTAAGATTGTATAATATTCTATATAAATCAAATTCTTGAAATCTCCTACCAAACACGAAACACTGAATGTAATAAAAAGAATAACCAAGTTAATTACATTACAGTCAATGATCATATTCATTGCCACCTGCGATAGCTATCAACACATCATCAAAAATTTTGTTCGCTttcaactccaaaactgattctaaCACTATTAAAAATATGGTCAAAACCGACTGACTACATCGATCCAAACAATTGAGAAAAAACTAACTTAGTCTATTTGTTTTTATAGTTATCTTTATATTAAACAACAAATGTTCCTTAGTTTTTTTTGCGCAATTTTGTGCGggatatatttatgtaataaAAATTAGAAATTGACGAATGAAGTTCGTTTTGGTGAAATAAcgttaaaatttattttaaataagcCTGCTCCGTTCAtccatttaattaattaatttttgaaaaataattaaataatttacattcacttttatatttaattgaaaaatcGATGAACAAAGTGGGTTTGTCCGTCAGTTCTTAGGTCAAGATAAGGTTAAATTATTGTAAAAATTTTAAGAATCACATACTGTATAAGCCTAATTTCATTCTATCACAACCCTTTTTAATTTTACAAAAATCCCTTTAAAAACTCCAAATCTGGATACATCCGTATAGCACTGATACATAACGTATGATACATAAGTTTAATGAGCCTGTTGAGCTTTAAAAGAAAACAACACGTAAAAATTAAATTCTAATTGAGCAAATCACGCACACGAATTTATATCAATCTCTTTCAATTCGCATCAGTTTTAAATCATTCAGAATTCAAATTCCTTTCTACCTCCAACACAACCCAATACGtaactgtcacgccccgagagggtaccctagacgtaaccggcacccgaaggccatttctgacctccgagcaaaccacctggtccagtcacacattcattcaatcacattctcttagcgtaaactcaattaaagaaatgctattcatatatgggggccgaaggccaaacatttacaacccaacaagacaataaagtaagactcttcaaaataacagttcgacctccccacactccagtctatgaagcctctatcaaagtctaagaggtgtcaatgacaagtccatggctaccaacaatcaaagtaaggaaatgtcaacaaaactgtacatgaaggctcaacatcctccagaaactaggaggactcaccaactagctgagggtgtaggtagatcttcaacggagcgccggttgatgatctctagtacctatctctgcatcatgaaacgatgcaggccaaatggcgtcagtacatggaatgtacgagtatgtaaaatggccgaatacaatgaacatcatgaaagaattaatcaactcggaagctcaactcaagaggaataataactcaatcaaatgtcctaagtctaaacaagaatatgatttagacgggaccaatcacatacaattcaactcaatctgactcagagtactatcaagacctatttgggagtttcttttacccgacaaccatcacttatgagccagtgaaagtacaacaaaccgacgttgttaccgcgtccgttcataccttgccagggtatgaacgaatcaaccaatcatggatccaatctaaccaagtcctataatgtcaggacaaacatctcggggaagcatccgactttaacggttcaatcccccctacgtttggcgacgtagttattgggttcgagtatggactttactcttgctcaattcggtgctcgatactcctcccaagactcaatgctcataaaactccatccaataaactcaattaaatcatatcgacaagtctcattacaaccttgtcaactcatcaactctatcatgatcaaatcttttccaatcatactatccggtcaatctcagacatatctttcaaaagaaatttaaatgcacatttatagcaacatataagcacaaccaatcatttcctctatccatttactcaatctttgaaactcaacacaactccaaggctttaagTCAACCatttaagataagcaacatttttaagaaaatagcatccttcatcataatccacataattaagaagatcaataaaacatatttaacaactcatcttcatcgactcatactcacataaaggctcaatttaggaacttcttggctcaacaacatcaacacatatagaatcaaatacataggggacaaagttcatacaagcataaaccatatcaagaaactccatttctatggacatctaacctcaaagcaagaatagggcacatgggtgggctcaacccatgttttagatagccttacataccctagtgaagacttgaagaaaatcttgtggttgggtcttcaatgggggactcaaatcttgaagctcttggactcctttttgttggaaatggagaagaagaagaaaagagagagaagctagggctttttagagagagggtgaggctgcaaagtgtgttcccaaaagaccaagggtaacatatatataatttgggtaagttcccaaattacccctcctcaaaagttctgaaaataggctaaaaatgcacttggcgcgatagtggcgcgacgcgctattgcagcgccaggctgcatacgcctaaaacctgcacacctcgtagtggtgcgccgcgccagagaccaaactactgaggcatgtttctagcgcgatagtggcgcgtcgcgcccttacagcgccaaggccatattttctgggttttggaaatttggcctgaaaaaccctacacaacttttagtggcgcatcgcgccaaggaccaaactactgaggcatgtttatggcgcgatagtggcgcgtcgcgcccttacagcgccaaggccatttccccagcagttgcaacccaggccaaaatgaaattcataccgtgctagttcatcttaggatcgtcatatcttttgactccgaactccaaaatttatgttcttggtggcgttggaaagaagactcaacgacatttgatttaataggtcgtgggccacccagattgacgtccttcaaaagatagggtcattacaagtcgacccttatacgaactcatcctaaacttagccacgacgaatcttttggattaaatttgatcctaggggtccttcatgaccccacctcaCTTATATactgctcaaattctcaaagactcatctcaactcatgcatactctcctcaatactcgagtttgaccctacccgtatacaagaagggtttgaattctaggggaaaattttgaggggtgttacattatctcccccttgggatcattcgtcctcgaatgacgagtggccaggaatggactcagggtactaatcataatcaacattcagtcattcaatcaatcaaattttcaaacaattatcaatcaaaactcaaaaaggcacaaatgaattcaagtcaaggaaatggtcattacctttaacattctcctcggtaggcacgaataggtGTGGGTATTTAGATTTTATGGCTTCCTCTGCTTCCCatatggcttcctcaacaaattggttcctccacaagactttgactgaggcgacttctttgttcctcaatttgcgaatttggcgatcaaggatttggaccggaacttcttcataggataagttatccttaattccaacgctatcaatagggactaccaatgagggatcgcccaagcactttttcagcatcgaaacgtggaacaccggatgaatagaagctagctctgagggtaactccaactcataagcaacactcccaatccgcctcaagatCTGGTACGGACCAATATATcaaggactaagtttccccttctttccaaacctcatgacacctttcatgggtgacactttcaaatacacccaatcacccacctcaaattccaagtctctcctcctcacatcagtgtaagatttttggcggctttgggctgtttTTAGCCTCTCTTAAATAActcgcaccttctccatggcttgatgaacaaggtcaggcccaatcaactcggcttcaccaacttcaaaccacctaatgggagatctacaccttctcccatacaaagcttcataaggatccatttgaatgctttcatgatagctattgttgtatgcaaactctatgagaggtaagtgatcatcccaatttcccttgaagtcaagcacacatgccctcaacatatcttccaatgtctggatagtgcgctctgcttggccgtctgtctggggatggaaggttgtactcaagttcacccttgAACCTAATcctttctgaaaggatttccaaaattgggaagtgaattgagctcctctgtctgagatgatagacaaaggaaccccatgcaatctaacgatctcctgtatatacaactttgcataatcttctgcggtatcagtagtcttaaccgccaagaagtgagctgatttcttcattctatccacaatcacccaaatggaatcatgttgttttcgggacttcggcaagcctgtaataaagtccatgttgatcatctcccacttccattctggaatatctatgttttgggctaaaccacatggcctttgatgctcaaccttcacctgttggcaattcgggcacttggaaacaaattccgcaatatccttcttcatcccgccccaccaatagatttccttcaagtcatgatacattttagtagagcctggatgaatggagtacctggaactatgcGTTTTGGCCATAACCCTCTCTCAAACATCATCGACATTCggcacacataatctattttggtacctcaacacaccatctccccctttggtgaaaaccattacctcttgtttgtgaataattccattcaattggagaaggatggaatcttggtcttgcttctcctttacctctgccacaagtgaggacgtagacccatcttgaatagtaactccgccttcattgttctcttccagatgaactcccaatcgggctaatctgtgtacctctttcgccaattctctccttccttcctccacgtgggcagtgctacccatagacaacctgctaagagcatcagcaacaacattagctttacctggatggtagaggatgctcatatcatagtccttgagtagttCAAGCCATCTCGTTTGCCTCAGGTtaagttccttctggctaaagacgtattgcaaactcttgtgatcggtgaatacatcgatatgtactccatacaggtagtggcgccagattttaagcgcaaacgcCACAgccgccagctcaaggtcatgagttgggtaattcctctcgtgaacattaagctgtcttgaagcataggctatcaccttccccctttgcatcaacacccaacccaaaccaattctggatgcatcacaatagatcacaaaaccctctgtaccatcgggcaaggttagaacaggggcagtggttagcttagtcttcaatttctggaaaatCTCCTCACaagcctcggaccattggaacttagccttcttttgagtcagcttagtcaatggtgatgatatggaggagAATCCCTCTatgaaccttcgataatagccagccaaacccaagaagctccttatctctgtcggggatgtaggtctgggccaactcttcactgcctcaattttctgagcatcaacctgaataccatctctagatataatgtggcttaagaaggccactgatgcaagccaaaattcacatttagagaactttgcatacaatacctggtctcttaaagtttgcaagacgactctaagatgatgggcatgctcctcctcattcttggagtaaaccagaatatcatctatgaacacaatcacaaacatatcaagatatggcttaaatactcggttcatgagatccataaaagcggcgggggcattagtcaacccaaaggacatgaccaaaaattcgaagtggccataatgagtccggaaagcagtcttcggaatatcatattctctcaccttcaaatggtggtaaccggatctcaagtctatctttgagaagcacgtggcaccttgaagctgatcaaataaatcatctattctggggagagggtatttgttctttacggtgaccttattgagctgcctgtagtcaatacacatcctaagggacccatttttctttcgaacaaataggaccggagctccccatggtgagacactcggcctaataaatcccttatctaacaagtccttcaactgctcctttaactttttcaactcggctggggccattctataaggaggaattaagataggctgggtatcaggaagaacatcaatcccgaagtcgatctccctatcagaagggactccaggcagatcttcaaaaaagacatccggaaactcattgacaatcggaaccgactcaagggatgaagactcaatattgtcacttttcactcggacaatgtgataaacacaccttttgagattagcttcctggccctaaggtatgaaataaacttacccttaggtgcaatcggactacccttccactctatgacagcctcattcgggaatttgaacgtgacaatttgagttctacaatcaatagaggcataacagacatagagccagtccatgccaaggatcacgtcaaagtcaatcatgtccaactcaactaggtcggccaaggtatccttgtgataaatggacacagtacaatctctatagactctctcagctaagacagaatcactgataggagtggccacactaaaaggctcaagaaaacgttcaggaattttattgaatttactagccacataaggagtcacaaaagatagggtggcacccggatccatcaatacataacaatcaaaagaagagactcgaatcatacccgtcacgacgtttggagagtcctcttgatcttggcgactacccatggcatataaacggtttgtacctccgtcggtgcctgaagtagtgcccctttgattacctctagtcggtggtgcggtggtagaatattgggccctgttcccccatgctggacactccttctgaaaatggtctatttggccgcatttataacaactcATCCTTCCcactctgcactctcccaagtgaaaCTTGCCACACTTGATGCATGGTGGCTTCTCTTGCGCaccttgacccatgctagcttgggattgagaaccctggggtctgaaattctggcaaCCTTgcccctgccgatcatacctgttttgcggcatcggtgcactggcggtagatgaggcatagttggaaggcttcttctggaagaaggacctgttgcccttgccttgcctctgctcattctcatggcccgttgattttgccttcttgctcaggtgctcttctctatcctttcttttctcatcctccacctgatgagcatacaccattaatctggaaagatccatatccgagatcaacaatgctgccttacactccttcttcacatgcctccctaatccgcagacgaacttcctcatctttgacttCATATtcggaatcatttctggagcatacctggatagctggatgaacttcaggccatactccttaactgtcattccCTCCTGTTTtagattaacaaattcctccaccttcgcttctctcaattctcggggaaagaagtggtcaagaaaagctccctcaaattcatcccacctagcaggttcagcatcttcacctctaccttattcccattggttataccaaatgtttgccacctctttgagttgataagacaccaactcaaccccctcaatttccgtagcatgcatagctttcaggattttccacatttcatcaataaagttttggggatcttcatcaaccttagaacccgtgaatgccagcggattcattctcagaaagtctctaattctagtggcagcagatggctcctaggaactagagctgagagtcgacGAACCCTGATTACcacttcgggcagccattagttgcgtaagcattgcaattgcccctcgaaattctgcctctgatgtgggtgcaggtggagtagatggcacttgaggtgcctccgcatatctcgcgggtcggcctctagcccttgctgggcgtgcctctgactgtggcatccctgtattatcaacattcctctggctagcggtacgtttaggaggcattatctgtaacgtataaacgcacgaattagaaaggagtcttatagagttttaactctatcgcacgaagtcagagtatggaagaagtgaaacaattcctaatgtcctatagcctcctgcttataagtgtggtgcacaacacacccataagcaagactctactagacacggcttcatagactccctaggatacttgaactctgtgctctgataccatgtttgtcacgccctggaagggtaccctagatgtaaccggcacccgaaggccatttctgacctccgagcgaaccacctagtccagtcacacattcattcaatcacattctcttagcgtaaactcaattaaagaaatgctattcatatatgggggccgaaggccaaacatttacaacccaatAAGACAATAAAGTAAGACtcttcaaaataacagttcaacctccccacactccagtctatgaagcctctatcaaagtctaagaggtgtcaatgacaagtccatggctaccaacaatcaaagtaaggaaatgtcaacaaaactgtacatgaaggctcaacatcctccagaaactaggaggactcaccaactagctaagGGTGTaggtagatcttcaacggagcaccggttgatgatctctagtacctgtctctgcatcatgaaatgatgcaggccaaatggcgtcagtacatggaatgtacgagtatgtaaaatggccgaatacaatgaacatcatgaaagaattaatcaactcggaagctcaactcaagaggaataataactcaatcaaatgtcctaagtctaaacaagaatatgatttagacgggaccaatcacatacaattcaactcaatctgactcagagtactatcaagacctatttgggagtttctcttacccaacaaccatcacttatgagccagtgaaagtacaacaaaccgacgttgttgccgcgtccgttcataccttgccagggtatgaacgaatcaaccaatcatggatccaatccaaccaagtcctataatgtcaggacaaacatctcggggaagcattcgactttaacggttcaatcccccctacgtttggcgacgtagttattgggttcgagtatggactttactcttgctcaattcggtgctcgatactcctcccaagactcaatgctcataaaactccatccaatcaactcaatcaaatcatattgacaagtctcattacaaccttgtcaactcatcaactctatcatgatcaaatcttttacaatcatactatccggtcaatctcagtcatatctttcaaaagaaatttaaatgcatattttttttattatttttttttttatgggaacagaccctacacgaggctcccacctctcgtgcacagtcaggggttgagcatcacccccaagccttaacataaataaataaagtaaaaatacaaggagggggacataaaccttacctccgatcctatggtggttcataagtcggctaatctattaaggtcggctaactcatccccgatacaaaaaggagactaactataactagaaagcagtaaacctatgagaggactcctccc
The sequence above is a segment of the Solanum dulcamara chromosome 11, daSolDulc1.2, whole genome shotgun sequence genome. Coding sequences within it:
- the LOC129872573 gene encoding E3 ubiquitin-protein ligase MPSR1-like, which produces MEVRSEYLLPSLEGLTLDEARSLILPHILRFITSTPESEHTRDIVVQVDATNNIISFLEGHPINATPILEGLLPASKASIEAMPMVKVLDEGIDCSICLLDFESGEEAKEMPCKHRFHSICIDKWLGINGSCPICRYKMPVDEQCEKKNEESGDDERGDDDGDSDMEEDRVMFVFDVVVRPDSRGVIVSISEVHRHSDDVSIGAENGDVFEAAGDANESEARDGGDDDESAAQDMDDDLFEPEPNTRGGGNGDESEA